The genomic region CCCATCAGTTCAAACTTCATTTAAATAAGCAAGTTCTTTACCTAGCCATCAGCACGTGATTCGGGAAACTATGGAGCCAGCTGCCTACAGACCTGTCACTGTCAGTCTGGGCAGTGTAACAGATAACGTTAGttacaaaaaaaactttgttacaAGGGAAAGATTGAGCTTAACTGTATATCAAAGTTTATCAATCATTGCATTTATGGTAAAGTACTTCATGTAACAGAGTAAATTGCTaactttttgaaatattgatttctttgttacattttagaGTGTGACCAAGGAACCTTTGGAGCCAGCTGTCTACAGACCTGTCACTGTCAGTCTGGTCAGTGTAACAGATTTACAGGAATCTGTACAGGATCACCCCCAGGCTGTAGCAGTGGATGGACAGGGACTAATTGTCAGCAAGGTTGGTTGAAAACAATTAACTTTGTTACAAGGGAAAGATTGAGCTTAACTGTACATAAAAGTTTATCAATCATTGCAGTTATGGTAAAGTTATTCATGTAACAGACTAACTTGCTTCATTTACTAATATattgatttctttgtttcacTTTTTAGAGTGTGACCAAGGAACCTTTGGAGCCGACTGCCTACAGACCTGTCACTGTCAGTCTGGTCAATGTGACAGATTTTCAGGAATCTGTACAGGATCACCCCCAGGCTGCAGTAGTGGATGGACAGGGACTAATTGTCAGCAAGGTTGGTtgtaaaaagttaactttgttaCAAGGGAAAGACTAAGCTTAACTGTATACCAAAGTGTATCAATCATTGCATTTATGGTAAAGTACTTCATGTAACAGAGTAACATGCCTATTTTAGAGTGTGACCAAGGAACCTTTGAAGCCAGCTGTGAACAGACCTGTCACTGTCAGTCTGGGCAGTGTGACAGATTTACAGGATTTTGTACAGGATCACCATTAGACTGTAGTAGTGTTTGGACAGGGACTAATTGTTTGGGTTAGTACTGTTACTTGATGGATATAGATCCACTATAACATTTGATACATTATTAGTGGAAAATGATTGCTCTTATCTCAGGGCTACTCCACTGCGTTAAGTTGCAGCTTCATTGACAAAGCGAAATAGGTGAAATGAATCCTTTGTGTCATGAGGATGTGTTGCAGGATCCCAAGGAACAGGTTCCTTCAGAGCTGTTAAGGATACATTTGTTCAGTGCAATAAAAAACAGGAAACTCAGTTTGTATAGAATCAACAGGGAGTAAATATCTGATCATATATTTTAAATCTTGTACACTATTAAATTACTGTGCGTTGTTTCAACCCTAATGGTTAGCAACCTTTTCAGCTCCTCCAAGTCCTCCCATTACGGTCAAAAATTAGTCACCAAAATCAAACAATTAGACTTTTTCATTGCCACTGTAAGAAAATTTGTACTCACTGGGACATTTGATATCCATACAAATGCACCGGATTATACTACAAGTTTAAGACGGCAGCTGAGACTGGTCAGGATCGCACGAATATTTTATAGTTGTTAAAGGTTGTTAACTGTCagctatatattttataaaaaaaatattactccTTGGACCACAAAAATAATTCAGCCAATTTTGGTGGCTTGATATCTTTTGACCAGTTCTCTCAGAGAAGAAATGCCATCATATCATTAAATCGTAAGTGATCTCTTCATGATGTTTTCCACCATCTCGTGACTTGTTTGTCAGTTAGAGGGGGCGTGAAGGTGAAGGTGGTACATTGAGTTTTATCTCGAGGTGTCCTGTTGTTCCATCTAACTTAATTGTGATGATACTACACACGTTGGAACATGTTATGCTGTTATCATGGTAGTACTTTCCTTCTCTAACTTTTTGATATTTCTTCATTTCCATTTATTTTGTATCTGAAGGCTTAAATGTTTTTGCCAGTCagtcaaatttcaatttttgtaatgACTAGTCACAGTGGATTGTTTCTCAAGATCCTATTTCTGGTGTCCCTTTCAACTGTTTCATTTTGATCATACCTCGAGTCTACCacgatattttctttgtttgagGTGCTTGAAGACTTGtctgagaaaaaaattaaactttgaGTTTAAACCAATGACATAAAGTCTTCACagtacaaaagaaaatatattttgtattgttttcattgaataaatatattttaaatatgcgTGGAGTGGGTATTAACTTTCAACTGTTCTGATCAATATATAGTCCTCCTATCATGAACACAACATGAAACCTCAAGCACAAGATTCTGGGCAGAATGCAGATTAGGACTAAGAATAGCAGTTGAGCTTATTAAAGAATACCACATGTGGATTGGGTTTTAACTTTTCATGTTCTGATCAATATAAAGTCCTCTTACCATGAACACAACATGAAACCTAAAGCACAAGATTCTGGACAGAATGCAGATTAGGACTAAGAATAGCAGCTGCGCTTATTAAACAACACCTCATGTGGACTGGGTTTTAACTGTTCATGTTCTGATCAATACATAGTCCTCCTACCATGAGCACAACATGAAACCTAAAGCACAAGATTCTGGACAGAATGCAGATTAGGTCTAAAGATAGCAGCTGGGCTTATTAAAGAATACCACATGTGGAATAGGTTTTAACTTTTCATGTTCTGATCAATATGTAGTCCTCCTACCATGAGCACAACATGAAACCTAAAGCACAAGATTCTAAACAGAATGCAGATTAGGTATAAGAATAGCAGCTGCATTTATACCACATGTGGAATGTGTTTTAACTTGATATGTTCTGATCAATATAAAGTCCTCCTATTATGAACACTACATGAAACCTAAAGCACAAGATTTTGGACAGAATGCAGATTAGGTCTAAAAATAGCAGCTGTGCTCATTAAAGAATACCACAAgtggagaaaaagaaagaagacgAAGAGTATGATGAGGTAGATGAATATAGAAAAGAACAAACTGATGCAAAAAAAGGCCAAAATTACATAAATGGGCTTTAAAGGAAAGTAGCATTTGTATaaacagtttgttttaaatatagaCATATGACAGTTTATGTAGAGATGCATGTAACATAATAATTTACACAACTAACCGTAGCAGAAAAGCAACGCTGCACACTTCATATGCATTCCATGATGTTTGTAATATTGGCTATTATGTATCTACCTGCACTGATAAATGTTTCTGCATGGGGAGTGTTGAATGTTATATGTTGACGGGAGAATGTCTGGACCAAAGTTGTGCTCCAGGCTATGTAGTTCACTGGGACGAGTAAAATATGGCTTGAATCTGGAATGGGAATTGTGTGACTAGATGTTAGATGGAAAACCAACATAAAATAACAGCtttgttcaaaaaaaaaattccattttcTCTTAGTCTTTtgataaattacaaattttaaaaagaaattcattGCCACAACCAAAGTGTGGCatttatatattactttaagaAAAATGGTGTAAGCTTGATAGTTGGAAATGTGTTTATTTCCCTTGAAGTAGCACAGTTTCCAGTAGCCTCCTTCCATCTGCAATGTTAGGTTTTGCAGCAACAGGAGTCTTGGTCAGAGCTGAACTGCCCCTCTAAATAATTAAAGTAATCAGAGTGTTGTCTGTTTATTCTAATAATGGTTAAATGTGTTCTTCACTTCCACTATATATCAACTTGAGAAGAGAAGGTGAGAATAAATCATCACCAGTTAGCAATTGAGTGAAGAATATGTTAACCTTTCATATCATTTTTACATAAAAATGATATTACATTTAACGAGGGTATCTTATACGACAATATTTCAATAGCGAACAGTACAGGAAATTACATGAagagcattttgatttacaGAATGCATAGGACCACGTTTTGGGATAGACTGTGAGAATGATTGCCACTGTTCAGAAAGTTACTGCGACAAAGTAACAGGAAGTTGCTCTGGAGGTTGCAATCCTGAGTGGGTAGAACTGTCTTCACCCAACTTTTGTCAGACAGGTAAGAAACATTCAGTCATGATCGCATCAAGGGATTGTACCACTGTGTAATCTGAGATGGCATTCAAAGAAAACTTGGAAACATTTATAGTCATGAAGGAAAGTTATGCATATTGACATGATTCATTGCTATAGGTGATGATGAGTCTGTACCTACTCCTGTTCTTGTCTGAAGCGTGATCATTGTAATTATAACGTTTCTTACCCCAATGAATGGAAATGGAACACAGACTGTTTCATTGACTGTAGGAAATATGTACattgtttctttcttaaaaaaaatagagaacTTGGTTGTAAGAAATGCCTTTTTCACTTGAAGCTATTAGTTCTTCGTTAGTGGCTGATCATGATTTCTCGATTTTTCAGCACTTAGATCAGTTGGTAGCTTTGCAGCTTCTACACCAATTGATCTATGATAAACCACTGTTACCAGTATCATAGACAATTTGAATAGAAATATACCTACATGTTTATTGTTTCATGTTATTTCTGtgcattaataaacaaataactttGCATGTGAAtgatacaacaaatgaaaattgtgtTAATTTAGGATTTGTTATGAATTACAGCATTACAATGTAATTGAAAGCCGTGGCAGAAATGTGTGGGATTTTGCACAGAATGATCTTATATGTTAAAAAGACCACTGTGAGTGTTTCTCATTCTTTCCTCATTTAAGGTATAATAGATGCCGCCTATACTCGTAAGAATCCTGGAGTAACAGTTCCTGTGACTTGCACAGCTGCCAAGGGTCCAAGTCCTTCAGAAATTTCTAATTTAAATTTTGTTCTGTCAAGACACCATGAGAATTTAGATGACAATGGCATTTCTCCTGAAGAGGTTGTTGGTAATGCAACAACAAGAACTGCTTCATTTGTGGTAGATAATGTCACAGATGGAGAGACATTTTTCTGTCAGCTGAGGAAAAGTGGCAAGAAATATGCAGTATATAACATAACTATAGATGTGTTTGGTGAGTAGCATACTTGCATCTGTTACATTTTTACTTTAGGGGTCAACCGTGGTCTCATTAGAATTGCTAAGTATTAAGCCGGAAGGTGGCAAAGTCAATGTTTTTGTATGTTTGATACACAGTTTGCAACTTGTAACAGTGAACTAAGTATACTATCCAAAACTATGGAAAGATAACCTATACAAGGAGgatgttaaatataaattacacTAACCATGATATGACAATGTCTTAAGTTCTAGagaataaagtttgatatgtacCGGTAACACATACTCTCATGCTACCACACTTTTGGAGATTTGATTTCTTATTACTCATTTAAAATTGGTGTATCAATGAACTTCATGCTTTTTTTAACCTTACAATTAATACAACGTAACAATAGGTAAACTGAGTTTtactgttttcttctttcctttattttactttaatttcaatCTGAAGACTATGTAAGGCAACATAAGTTCCAATATTAatgttgtttgattttattATGTGGCATATTGGTCCGTTAACTTTGGTGAGTACAagtattatattgttttggtaTGGATGAATGTTAGTGAAGTCAACATGTGTCAGAATCAAACCTTTGAAATAAGATATCTACAGATCCAATGTTTATATAACATCAGTCTGTATATGGCTCCTTGCACATTGGCAAAGATCAAAAGTTATATAATGTCAACATAGTTCAGACTTATGTTTGCCCATGGTTAAAAGGTTGCACTTTGCTTTCAGTGTACGATTTTCTTCACAATAATGATAAGCATGTTAAAACTGCTTTATCAACTTTGAATAAAAGTAGAATAAAGTGGAACTTGAGTATTTTCGTGATGATCAGGTAGCTCACAGTCAAGTTGTATTCTAACAGTCTGGCCTCCACCATATATGTTCATTGCTTGCAATTCTAGCAATATCTTATAAGAAAATATTGCAACTGATTATAATCTATGACTAGCTATTAAATTACACTTAATTGTACACACCTTCATATAACTTTAAATGAATTACAGACTAACCCTAAAGGTAGCAACAACATTACCAAATGAGTGTTAGGTAATATGTACATAAGTATTATTATCACCAGATTTCGACCTAGCCTACAATACAGCTGACTTCAGAACTACAATCCATGTCCAACTGTAGAAATTGAAGAGAAAATTACTCATTATCCAATGGTTTTTTAGTGTTCCTTGTATAAAGCAATAGACCATGTTCACGTCTGATGAAACGTTATCTGTGTTTTCTTTACTACTTTCCCATTTGGGCCTCTAGATCTCCCTGTACTGCAATCTGCTCCCAAAAGAGGTTCTATAACTAATTCAACAGTCACCATCAGCTGGTCAGCCTGGGATGAAGGAAATGAAGATGGGGACCCCCCTGTCATCGGGTATACACCTTACTACAAGCTGGCATCAGGACTGAATTGGTCCATCCAGGATACGTCTACCTCTATCAAGGCCTTGAATTTCACATTTACGGCCCTCACACCAGAGGACAGGTACTCATTCATTGTAGCAGCAGTAAGGGAAGGAGAGATGGGAGAAGGTCCAAAGAGTCCAGTGCTGAATGCTACTACCATTTGTACAGGTATTTTGTAGTATATATTACATCAGAGTGCATATTAATAGTTACatttgtcacatatttttttttgcttgtgaCATATCAAAGTAAGTGCATGTGATACTAAATGCATTTCTTGCCAGTGTTAAATGTTGTTGATTCTTTCCCACCCTTCtagattttattttgttatatgatTGAAAAGAACATTTTATTAGTTTAACAGCACTCCTCCATGAATTTCTCACAGTGGTTTGTGAGCAAACAAATAATGAGAGCCCTGCGACAAAATAGTTTGAAGTCAGTGACTTCATGATTTAATGAGAGGTATGCTTGCTGATCGGAAAAACTACTCTACACTCACTATTAAGTACTACATGTTAGTATCAACTACTCCAAGACTACTGGAAATCTTCTGAATGAGTACACAATGTAACCAACTAAATATTGCTACTGTATGGACTTATGGAAAATCTACTGCTGACTtccaagaaataaaataaacaagttACAGGAAGTTAATGTGTCCTCTCATTTGCACTCTGTCATACGAAATAGAGGCAGGGTTATTGATAAACAACACTGTGACATCACCAATGACATCATACTCAAGTTTAATTTCTTGGCAGTGATCTGTGCAGATAGATATTACAGACAGGTGTAGGGTTTCTGATGTGGAGAGTAACTTTAGAGTTCAAAATGTTATTGTTCTACTGGGATTGAAaagtatattattatgatttattgtGTTCAGACTGGTAAATAGAAAGGTAAGTAATACTGTGTGAACTGTGATCTAGGAGGACTTCCAGTCTCTGCTCCTTGCTATAATATATTGTAAAGGTAAACCCAGGGTAAGCAAGAGGATGGGGTATTTCTCTATAAAATACTCTCTGTTAAAATTTCAATGCAACTGATTATTCAATGCAATGCAACCTCTATTCTATATCAAATTtagggtatttttttttttgcctgtcAACATTCGTTGATTATGACAGTAACCTTTCATATATTACTTAATACCCCTTCTGCAATTCACCTAACAAAAgtttgatattaatataaagTGTACATATACCCTAGGATAGGCCAATTCTCAGAAACCTACACATTAGGTTGCACccttgttattttcttcttctggaACATATATAGTGAATAGATAGTGAATTGTTGgtattttaaaaaatgtttgaaaaacgACTTTCAACCCTTTATTTTGCAGAGTCTATGGCACATGTCAAAAacataatgttattattaactAGCTTTATATTAAAATGCACAAAGGAAGGCCTACTATtttatacaaaattaagttaCTAGTTACTTCAATCTATTGATCCTTTTCAGTTCCATTCAGTGGTCCAGGAGAAGTTCAAGCAAATGTTGCTGGTGAAAGGCAAGAAAATGTAGAGATAACTTGGCAGGTATGTCAAATATAAGCTAACTTCTTTTATAAACATGCATATTGCAGATTTAACACTATTCACTTGAAACAAGTGTAGTCCCATATTGTATCACTTATTCTGCTAGTTTAGTTTCCCTATGGTAATAGTTTTGTTAGTTTATGAAGTCTGCAAAATTCTGCTCTGTTCACGAAgataaatttcacaaatttagATCCCGAATCAGAATTTCATAGAGGTATGAAGAACATTGCTATGGTTAGTATCTTTCTCTGCAATCCCACAATGGATGCTGGTTTTTCAATGTTATCTCCATTTTGCATTGTtcttttggaaaacaaaaatcaGGTTTCACAATAGATGTGGTAAACAGTAGAAGTTACATATTGTATTGATTGCTTATAGTCAAGCAAGGAGGCCAGTACCTTCTCATATACAGTTCTGATTTTGCTTCACCTAAATGGAGCAATGGACATGGACATTAATTGAGTTGAAATTAATATAATTGGTGAAGTGAAATCCACAGGTGGCATGAAAGTGGATGCATATGGTTTGTCCTGCTTTGCTATGCGGTTGAATTTACCTTTTTTACGGTTGTGTGTAGAGTTATTTGTGAAGATTTTGGTATATTGAGAGGGCAAGGAATCAGTTAACTAGGCCAGTAGCCTTTGCTTGCTTTTGTTATCATAAAATTGGAGGTACCCTTCTGTAATCTATAATTTCATACCACAAAATGTGAATAAACGATTATGCGACATAAACATATGTATTGATCTAATTCCACCTCTTTTCATGTATTATGTAACCAAGCATACATGTACCGGTAGTAATATATCATGGAAATGTTCTGCTGATAAATTAATGTAGGAAAAATCTAGATTTTAGGTCTGAGTACTAGAAAATATTCCAGTTAGAAGTATGTAAAGATAGTTGAAACGAAGTTcttatatttcaaaatgtctACTGCACTGCATTTGCAAAGGTACCCTCAGATAAACAAGTTAACTGCGGAAGTGGTGTTTCTAAGTTTACCATCTACTACTCTTCACATAAAGTGGAACCATATGATGAAGGaacaaaaagtattttggatcctgatgcTACATCATACATATTTGAGAATCTAATGGTGggaaaaaattacaaattccaAATGACACTAACTACTGCTGGTGGTGAAAGCCCTTTCAGTGATGAAGTCACTCACCTTTTACCAAGTGAGTTAAAATTCAGCTGCAGTATTGATATCATCATCTAGTTTAAAAATCTGCATctaaacaaatataatatagTAACGTTTGTGGTATGGTAGAATTTCTTAGATATGCATGTAGACGGTAGCGTAGCAAAGATTTTAGGTTGCAGAGATTGAGTgagggaggggtgaagggagCTGGCTGTTAAACTTGTGGAGGTAGTTTGCATTATCATATTAAATCATAAtgtatttttataattttacttGTCATGTCAAATTGTTTTACGCGGTCAGATGTAAACTGGCCAAATATCATTGCACTGTGTTCactgttttttattgttttttcggCTTTAATAGATCTTAATGATCTTTTAACAGCGAGCATTTAGTATAAAAGCCATTGCAACTATTTTATTGTAAAGTTGTAACGAATTAATATTTGTGTTGTGTTGAATATCAGCATTACTTGATAATGAAAGCAACCCTTGCGATATGCCCCTTGTAAAATTCACTTTGAAGTGTCTTGTTACTGAAAACTAAAAATACATTCACCATGTAGTTTCTCTTAAGGATATGCCAACTCTCACAAACCTACAAACGTAGATTTTTTATTTAGATGTTAACCGTGACCAATGCGATCACGATGGCGTGTGTTCCTATGTATGTGGTGTGCATGTGTAGTTCAGACTGATATACATGAAATAACAAGGACTTTGACAGCAGTATGCTTTAATGCCTAACACAACGATTCTCTGTCACCCAGTGATGTCCCCTATTGATTTGGGTACAGATGACATGCATATAAATAAGTAGGCGATATTTAAATATCGCATAGCATAGCTGGTAGTTTATCGACATCCTCTAATCTATTTCTCTTTTGGGACTAggtaaaacttgatcaaacctaACACctttggacaaggaatttgctcttttcacAAAACTTCTCAGCGTTCACTAGACTGCAGGTCAACCTGTGACGTACATGTGCGGAGTCGGATGAGGAAAACTTTCGATCAAGCTATTCAGTTTAGCACTAAACTACGCCTATAAGACACTTTGTCATATTGTTAAAATCAAAATTACAACGATTTGTGTAGCAGGAGCgtgcaaaacactttcgaaaaccGAAATTTAAGGTCACGTTTCCCAGTCATCAAACTGACGAAAAACGTCCCAGGCTTTGGATTAATTTGTAAGACATTTGTGAGACATACTCGAAGCTTATATTCCATGCATGTATTCGATTAATATTGCATCTCCTGACTGGAACCTAAAACCGCAAACACGATTtattgcaacaacaaatgaagaaataccTGCTTTGTCGACAGATTTCACAAGGTAGGCTTTTCAATTGCGACAAGACCTCGATATCGTACGGCACAGTATTTACACTGGCCTATAATAGCAGCGAAACTTACGAAATATGATCAGACTTTGAGGCATTTTTTaacc from Apostichopus japonicus isolate 1M-3 chromosome 2, ASM3797524v1, whole genome shotgun sequence harbors:
- the LOC139980620 gene encoding uncharacterized protein, with the protein product MGSIDLCPTSTKRKFPFGHAKQIAHIGNDDNNVKNSASNGDERWPISGQVEVDDAGVYECHINGERSDAKQGLELLIVRACPAYRWGPDHCDGICDNCYNGGICDENSGKCICAPGFKGRNCEEGCGGNRFGDTCEKRCSKSGSEGSCSKYLFCLAHPYGCRCNTGWKGLDCLTECDQGTFGASCLQTCHCQSGQCNRFTGICTGSPPGCSSGWTGTNCQQECDQGTFGADCLQTCHCQSGQCDRFSGICTGSPPGCSSGWTGTNCQQECIGPRFGIDCENDCHCSESYCDKVTGSCSGGCNPEWVELSSPNFCQTGIIDAAYTRKNPGVTVPVTCTAAKGPSPSEISNLNFVLSRHHENLDDNGISPEEVVGNATTRTASFVVDNVTDGETFFCQLRKSGKKYAVYNITIDVFDLPVLQSAPKRGSITNSTVTISWSAWDEGNEDGDPPVIGYTPYYKLASGLNWSIQDTSTSIKALNFTFTALTPEDRYSFIVAAVREGEMGEGPKSPVLNATTICTVPFSGPGEVQANVAGERQENVEITWQVPSDKQVNCGSGVSKFTIYYSSHKVEPYDEGTKSILDPDATSYIFENLMVGKNYKFQMTLTTAGGESPFSDEVTHLLPNPEYDQMNIIAEVAGEDKKV